A genomic window from Pyxicephalus adspersus chromosome 2, UCB_Pads_2.0, whole genome shotgun sequence includes:
- the IER2 gene encoding immediate early response gene 2 protein, which yields MEDYAQLRAHQEAVHREAQRIASLSAVKLLRTRTQRGGMRLHRSLQLAMVMRSARELMVASVQVPEPKPAPPVEARESRKRRSCGSGLIELVPSKRACLWQETPEPQPQGGAFPGLAEVLQRLLRSVRPQLPGGCGAPAVLNMSAMHTRAVEAF from the coding sequence ATGGAAGATTACGCACAGCTCAGAGCCCACCAGGAAGCCGTACACCGGGAAGCTCAGCGGATTGCATCTTTGTCAGCCGTAAAGCTTCTTCGTACCCGGACCCAGCGAGGGGGAATGCGGCTTCATCGCTCGTTACAGCTGGCGATGGTGATGCGGAGCGCCCGGGAGCTCATGGTGGCATCTGTTCAGGTACCTGAACCCAAACCTGCACCTCCTGTGGAAGCCAGAGAGAGCCGCAAGAGAAGGTCCTGCGGGTCCGGGCTCATCGAGCTGGTGCCCAGCAAGCGGGCATGTCTCTGGCAGGAGACCCCCGAGCCCCAGCCCCAAGGGGGCGCTTTTCCTGGACTTGCCGAGGTCCTGCAGAGGCTTCTGAGAAGTGTCCGACCCCAGCTACCTGGGGGGTGCGGGGCACCGGCGGTACTAAACATGTCTGCCATGCATACCAGAGCCGTGGAGGCCTTCTGA